One window of the Pseudomonas sihuiensis genome contains the following:
- a CDS encoding rRNA pseudouridine synthase, translated as MSEATRLSKRVIELFGCSRREADLYIAGGWVTVDGQVVEAPQFKVEDQRVELHPDASLDPVEPVTLLVHGSTGCNAAQLQHLLVHERHWEQDPHTQRVLHGHFLRQEQSLPLQTGASGLIVLSQDWRTQRKLREDAAKLEQEYLVEVAGEVPASALERLKKGWLHKGTQFPPCKASWQSEQRLRFALKNPAPDLLRQICTALGLKVLGMKRIRIGGVPMAKLPVGQWRYLGEKERF; from the coding sequence ATGAGCGAAGCCACCCGTCTGTCCAAACGCGTCATCGAGCTGTTCGGTTGCTCGCGCCGTGAAGCCGATCTTTACATCGCAGGGGGCTGGGTGACGGTGGACGGCCAGGTGGTCGAAGCGCCGCAATTCAAGGTCGAGGATCAGCGCGTCGAGTTGCACCCCGATGCCAGCCTTGATCCCGTGGAGCCCGTCACCCTGCTGGTGCATGGCTCGACTGGCTGCAACGCTGCACAGTTGCAGCACCTGCTGGTACACGAACGCCACTGGGAACAAGACCCGCACACCCAGCGCGTCCTGCATGGCCACTTCCTGCGCCAGGAGCAGAGCCTGCCGCTGCAGACAGGCGCCAGCGGCCTGATAGTGCTCAGCCAGGACTGGCGCACGCAACGCAAGCTGCGCGAGGATGCCGCCAAGCTGGAGCAGGAATACCTGGTCGAAGTAGCCGGCGAAGTGCCCGCCAGCGCATTGGAGCGCCTGAAGAAAGGCTGGCTGCACAAGGGCACGCAGTTCCCGCCGTGCAAGGCCAGTTGGCAGAGCGAACAGCGCCTGCGCTTCGCGCTGAAGAATCCGGCCCCTGACCTGCTGCGGCAGATCTGTACGGCGTTGGGCCTGAAGGTGCTGGGCATGAAGCGCATCCGCATCGGCGGCGTCCCCATGGCCAAGTTGCCGGTCGGGCAATGGCGCTATCTAGGCGAGAAGGAACGTTTCTGA
- a CDS encoding putative quinol monooxygenase: protein MYVLLLKTQLKPGSFGAFMDAMRVNAAASVRDEPGCLTFDVMRDRSDPDLVWLYEVYVDEAAFEAHTRTAHFLASRPLVEPLIERQEAIEADMLALNPSR from the coding sequence GTGTACGTGCTATTGCTCAAGACCCAACTCAAACCCGGCAGTTTCGGGGCGTTCATGGATGCCATGCGCGTCAACGCCGCCGCTTCGGTGCGCGATGAGCCGGGCTGCCTGACCTTCGACGTGATGCGTGACCGCAGTGATCCCGATCTGGTGTGGCTGTACGAAGTGTACGTCGACGAGGCGGCTTTCGAGGCGCATACGCGAACTGCGCATTTCCTCGCCAGCCGGCCGCTGGTGGAACCACTGATCGAGCGTCAGGAGGCTATCGAAGCCGATATGCTGGCGCTCAATCCATCGCGCTGA
- the tsaA gene encoding tRNA (N6-threonylcarbamoyladenosine(37)-N6)-methyltransferase TrmO translates to MQHLVSPVGIVRSCFKEKFAIPRQPHLAPAARGVLELLPPFDQGEAVQGLEQVSHVWLLFLFHQALEDKPRLKVRPPRLGGNQAVGVFSTRATHRPNGIGQSVVRLERVEPDRLHLSGIDLLDGTPVLDIKPYVPYADSVADAHNDMADAPPPLITVDWQDDALRLARQHALRLNEPLVELIEQCLAQDPRPAYQQPQPERRYGARFWDLDVHWHYPELRHIRVLDMQMAQSPA, encoded by the coding sequence ATGCAGCATCTGGTTTCTCCGGTCGGTATCGTTCGCTCCTGCTTCAAGGAAAAATTCGCCATTCCTCGCCAGCCGCACCTGGCGCCCGCCGCTCGCGGCGTGCTGGAGCTGCTCCCCCCCTTCGATCAGGGCGAGGCCGTGCAGGGCCTGGAACAGGTCAGCCATGTCTGGTTGCTGTTTCTCTTTCACCAGGCGCTGGAAGACAAGCCGCGCCTGAAAGTGCGCCCGCCACGCCTGGGCGGTAACCAGGCGGTAGGCGTGTTCAGCACCCGCGCCACCCATCGCCCCAACGGCATCGGCCAGTCCGTGGTACGCCTGGAACGAGTGGAACCGGACCGCCTGCATCTGTCCGGTATCGACCTGCTCGACGGCACCCCGGTGCTGGATATCAAGCCCTATGTGCCGTACGCAGATTCTGTGGCCGACGCGCACAACGATATGGCAGATGCACCGCCACCCCTGATTACAGTGGACTGGCAGGATGACGCGCTACGCCTGGCGCGCCAACACGCGCTGCGCCTGAACGAGCCGCTGGTGGAGCTGATCGAGCAGTGCCTGGCGCAGGATCCGCGCCCGGCCTACCAGCAGCCGCAGCCGGAGCGCCGCTATGGCGCGCGCTTCTGGGATCTGGACGTGCACTGGCACTATCCCGAGCTAAGGCATATCCGGGTGCTGGATATGCAGATGGCACAGAGCCCGGCCTGA
- the maiA gene encoding maleylacetoacetate isomerase, whose protein sequence is MLKLYGYWRSSAAYRVRIALNLKGLAYQQVPVHLVKDGGQQHGADYRALNPQQLLPLLVDEENGGVRVAQSLAIIEYLEEIFPVPALLPADPAERAQVRALALHIACDVHPLNNLRVLQYLSSELGVADEAKNAWYRHWVALGLAAVEEGLAAFDGRLSLGERPGYLEACLIPQLYNARRFNCDLAAYPRIVAMAARCEPLEAFQLAAPEAQADAQ, encoded by the coding sequence ATGTTGAAACTCTACGGCTACTGGCGCTCCAGCGCCGCCTACCGGGTGCGTATCGCCCTGAACCTCAAGGGCCTGGCTTACCAGCAGGTGCCAGTGCACCTGGTCAAGGACGGCGGCCAGCAGCACGGCGCTGACTACCGCGCGCTGAACCCGCAGCAGTTGCTGCCGCTGCTGGTGGACGAGGAGAACGGTGGCGTGCGTGTCGCCCAGTCGCTGGCGATCATCGAATACCTCGAAGAGATCTTCCCGGTGCCGGCGCTGTTGCCAGCGGATCCGGCCGAGCGTGCCCAGGTGCGGGCGCTGGCGCTGCATATCGCCTGCGACGTGCATCCGCTGAACAACCTGCGCGTGCTGCAGTACCTGTCCAGCGAACTGGGCGTCGCCGATGAGGCGAAAAACGCCTGGTACCGGCACTGGGTCGCGCTCGGTCTGGCCGCCGTGGAGGAGGGCCTGGCCGCATTCGACGGACGCCTGTCGCTCGGCGAGCGGCCTGGATATCTGGAAGCCTGCCTGATTCCGCAGCTGTATAATGCGCGGCGTTTTAACTGTGACCTTGCCGCGTACCCACGCATTGTCGCCATGGCGGCGCGCTGTGAACCCCTGGAGGCCTTCCAACTGGCCGCACCGGAGGCACAAGCCGACGCCCAGTGA
- a CDS encoding methyl-accepting chemotaxis protein: protein MTLSLRTLVGRIGGGVGQIAAAAEQLSAITAQTSAGVQTQKLETEQTATAMHQMAATVQEVAQNAEQASLAARDADLEAQQGNRVVQQAVDQIDSLASEVEQSAKAIADLNQESARIGSVLEVIRNVAEQTNLLALNAAIEAARAGEQGRGFAVVADEVRALAKRAQDSTEEIESLIAGLQRMAKGAVQQMDSSRDLTRRTVELAGEAGDALGRITQAVSTIEQMNQQIAAAAEEQSAVAEAINESVTRVRDIGEQSATATEQTAASSAELARLGVELQELVRQFRT, encoded by the coding sequence ATGACCCTCAGCCTGCGCACCCTGGTCGGGCGTATTGGCGGGGGTGTCGGGCAGATCGCGGCGGCTGCCGAGCAATTGTCGGCGATCACCGCGCAGACCAGCGCCGGGGTGCAGACGCAGAAACTGGAAACCGAGCAGACCGCCACCGCCATGCACCAGATGGCTGCGACCGTGCAGGAAGTGGCACAGAACGCCGAGCAGGCCTCGCTGGCGGCGCGCGATGCGGATCTGGAAGCGCAGCAGGGCAATCGCGTGGTGCAGCAGGCGGTGGATCAGATCGACAGTCTGGCCAGCGAAGTGGAGCAGTCCGCCAAGGCCATCGCCGACCTGAATCAGGAAAGCGCGCGTATCGGCAGTGTGCTGGAAGTGATTCGCAACGTCGCCGAGCAGACCAACCTGCTGGCGCTCAACGCCGCCATCGAGGCGGCGCGTGCAGGTGAGCAGGGCCGTGGTTTCGCCGTGGTCGCCGATGAAGTACGCGCGCTGGCCAAGCGTGCCCAGGACAGCACCGAAGAGATCGAGAGCCTGATCGCCGGCCTGCAGCGCATGGCCAAGGGCGCCGTGCAGCAGATGGACAGCAGCCGCGACCTGACCCGCCGCACCGTCGAACTGGCGGGCGAGGCTGGGGACGCGCTGGGTCGCATCACCCAGGCGGTGAGTACCATCGAGCAGATGAACCAGCAGATCGCCGCCGCTGCCGAGGAGCAGAGCGCTGTGGCCGAGGCGATCAACGAGAGCGTCACCCGTGTGCGCGATATTGGTGAGCAGAGCGCTACCGCCACGGAACAGACTGCGGCCTCCAGCGCCGAGCTGGCGCGTTTGGGTGTCGAGCTGCAGGAGTTGGTGCGCCAGTTCCGCACCTGA
- a CDS encoding cytochrome b, with protein MNRKNASPRHGSLSIGLHWLMLILIAVVYACIELKGNFPKGSETRELLKQWHFMLGLSVFALVWLRLLARALSPTPAIEPPLPTWQALPAKLMHLALYALMIGAPLAGWLILSAAGKPIPFFGLELPALIGPDKELAGQIKELHELAGTAGYWLIGLHAIAGLYHHYVARDNTLTRMLPGRN; from the coding sequence ATGAACCGGAAGAACGCCTCACCACGCCATGGAAGCCTCTCCATCGGCCTGCACTGGCTGATGCTGATCCTGATCGCAGTCGTCTATGCCTGCATCGAGCTCAAAGGAAATTTCCCCAAGGGTAGCGAAACCCGCGAACTGCTCAAGCAGTGGCACTTCATGCTCGGCCTGAGCGTCTTCGCGCTGGTCTGGCTGCGTCTGCTGGCCCGCGCACTCAGTCCGACCCCGGCCATCGAGCCGCCGCTGCCGACCTGGCAAGCCCTGCCTGCCAAGCTGATGCACCTGGCGCTGTATGCACTGATGATTGGCGCGCCGCTGGCCGGCTGGCTGATTCTCAGCGCCGCTGGCAAGCCCATCCCCTTCTTCGGCCTGGAGCTGCCCGCGCTGATCGGCCCGGACAAGGAACTGGCCGGACAGATCAAGGAACTGCACGAGCTGGCAGGCACCGCCGGTTACTGGCTGATCGGCCTGCACGCCATTGCCGGCCTGTACCACCATTACGTGGCGCGCGATAACACCCTGACGCGCATGCTGCCGGGACGTAATTGA
- a CDS encoding META domain-containing protein has translation MYRALPLALLTATLVGCASDAPQLETERSYQVEWIGEHPLIDRSHLTVTFAADGRAHGHAGCNHWFAGYTLKDDAVRFETPGSTRKMCAPSLMEQEQRFLAALAEVRRWDFNDIGQLQLWPATGKPIRLWPQ, from the coding sequence ATGTACCGCGCCCTGCCCCTCGCCCTGCTCACCGCCACCTTGGTCGGCTGTGCCAGCGACGCACCGCAGCTGGAAACCGAACGCAGCTACCAAGTGGAATGGATCGGCGAACACCCGCTGATCGACCGCAGCCACCTGACCGTCACCTTCGCTGCTGACGGCCGCGCCCATGGCCACGCGGGCTGCAATCACTGGTTCGCCGGCTACACGCTGAAGGATGACGCTGTCCGCTTCGAAACCCCGGGCAGCACCCGCAAGATGTGCGCGCCCTCATTGATGGAGCAGGAGCAGCGCTTCCTCGCGGCGTTGGCGGAAGTGCGGCGCTGGGACTTCAACGACATCGGCCAGTTGCAGCTGTGGCCGGCCACCGGCAAGCCGATTCGCCTCTGGCCGCAGTGA
- a CDS encoding sodium-dependent transporter, with the protein MTREKPKNLWLSRWGFILAATGSAVGLGNIWKFPYITGEYGGGAFVLMYLACILAIGIPVMMTEIAIGRRGRGSPIDAIGRVVRENGGNPLWKAVGGMAMLAGFMILCFYVIVAGWAFAYTWKMLDGSLAATSVEALGGVFEAHNANPWQLGGWSVLVALLTLWIVARGVQKGIENAVRWMMPGLALMLIVLVGYAFTSGSFSAGFDFLFHFDASKITGEALLAALGHAFFTLSLASGAILTYGSYIPDGQSIARTTFIVALCDTCVALLAGLAIFPIIFANGMSPSAGPGLIFMSLPLAFQQMPFGTAFGVLFFAMVSIAALTSAISMIEASVAYLNEKHGISRLRAAIGAGAVLLVISLLAMLSFNLLAGWTPLGKNFFDWLDYLTSRWMMPLGGIFMVVLAGYALRGEIMRDELDLPPAGYALWLFMVRYVSPVLIMVVFLHALGWLIFDPVLQWYWIAGAIGLLAVAGELLRPRVMPVLTGR; encoded by the coding sequence ATGACCCGTGAAAAACCGAAGAACCTCTGGCTCTCGCGCTGGGGCTTCATCCTCGCTGCAACCGGCTCGGCCGTCGGCCTGGGCAATATCTGGAAATTCCCCTACATCACCGGCGAATACGGCGGCGGCGCCTTCGTGCTGATGTACCTGGCGTGCATCCTGGCCATCGGCATTCCGGTGATGATGACCGAGATCGCCATCGGTCGCCGTGGTCGCGGCAGCCCCATCGACGCCATCGGCCGCGTGGTACGCGAGAACGGTGGCAACCCGCTATGGAAGGCGGTTGGCGGTATGGCCATGCTCGCCGGTTTCATGATCCTGTGCTTCTACGTGATCGTTGCTGGTTGGGCTTTCGCCTACACGTGGAAGATGCTCGACGGCTCCCTGGCCGCCACCAGCGTCGAGGCGCTGGGTGGGGTGTTCGAAGCGCACAACGCCAACCCCTGGCAGCTTGGCGGCTGGAGCGTGCTGGTGGCGCTGCTGACCCTGTGGATCGTCGCCAGGGGCGTGCAGAAAGGCATCGAAAACGCGGTGCGCTGGATGATGCCGGGCCTGGCCCTGATGCTCATCGTGCTGGTCGGCTACGCCTTCACCAGCGGCAGTTTCAGCGCCGGTTTCGATTTCCTGTTCCATTTCGATGCCTCGAAAATCACCGGCGAGGCGCTGTTGGCCGCATTGGGCCATGCCTTCTTCACCCTCAGCCTGGCCTCGGGCGCCATTCTCACCTATGGCTCCTACATCCCGGACGGTCAATCCATCGCGCGGACCACCTTCATCGTTGCACTTTGCGATACCTGCGTGGCGCTGCTGGCCGGTCTGGCGATCTTCCCGATTATCTTCGCCAACGGCATGAGCCCCAGCGCCGGGCCGGGGCTGATCTTCATGAGCCTGCCGCTGGCCTTCCAGCAGATGCCATTCGGCACCGCGTTCGGCGTCTTGTTCTTCGCCATGGTATCGATCGCCGCGCTGACCTCGGCGATCTCGATGATCGAGGCCAGCGTGGCCTACCTGAACGAAAAGCACGGTATCAGCCGCCTGCGCGCTGCCATCGGGGCCGGCGCGGTACTGCTGGTGATCAGCCTGCTGGCAATGCTGTCGTTCAACCTGCTGGCGGGCTGGACGCCGCTGGGCAAAAACTTCTTCGACTGGCTGGATTACCTCACCTCGCGCTGGATGATGCCGCTGGGTGGCATCTTCATGGTCGTACTCGCAGGCTACGCACTGCGCGGCGAGATCATGCGTGATGAGCTCGATCTGCCGCCTGCGGGGTACGCACTGTGGCTGTTCATGGTGCGCTACGTCAGCCCGGTGCTGATCATGGTGGTGTTCCTGCATGCGCTGGGCTGGCTGATATTCGATCCCGTACTGCAGTGGTACTGGATTGCCGGTGCCATCGGCCTGCTGGCTGTGGCTGGCGAATTGCTGCGGCCACGAGTGATGCCGGTACTGACTGGCCGCTGA
- the dinB gene encoding DNA polymerase IV, with protein MRKIIHVDCDCFYAAIEMRDDPSLASRPLAVGGSADRRGVIATCNYEARAYGVRSAMSSRHALKLCPDLLIVKPRFEVYRSVSRDIHGIFRQFTDLIEPLSLDEAYLDVSDSPHFAGSATRIAQEIRRRVAQELHITVSAGVAPNKFLAKIASDWRKPNGLFVITPDQVDDFVAQLPVNKLHGVGKVTADKLTRLGIRTCLDLRDWNKLALVREFGSFGERLWRLAHGIDERAVQVDSRRQSLSVEHTYDQDLPDLQSCLEKLPALLEEMNGRLQRLDTSYRPDKPFVKVKFHDFTQTTLEQAGASRDLESYRLLLSNAFARGDKPVRLLGVGVRLHDLRGRQEQLDLFA; from the coding sequence GTGCGCAAGATAATTCACGTGGACTGCGACTGCTTTTACGCCGCCATCGAGATGCGTGACGACCCGAGCCTGGCCAGTCGTCCGCTGGCTGTCGGTGGTTCGGCGGACCGACGCGGGGTAATCGCTACCTGCAACTACGAGGCGCGTGCCTATGGTGTGCGTTCGGCGATGTCGTCGCGGCATGCGCTGAAGTTGTGCCCGGATCTTCTGATCGTCAAACCGCGCTTCGAGGTGTACCGCTCGGTCTCGCGTGACATTCACGGCATCTTTCGTCAGTTCACCGACCTGATCGAGCCGCTGTCGTTGGACGAGGCCTATCTGGATGTCAGCGACTCGCCGCATTTCGCTGGTAGCGCCACGCGCATCGCCCAGGAAATTCGCCGTCGTGTGGCGCAGGAGCTGCACATCACCGTGTCGGCTGGCGTCGCGCCGAACAAGTTCCTGGCCAAGATCGCCAGCGACTGGCGCAAACCCAACGGGTTGTTCGTCATTACCCCGGATCAGGTCGATGATTTCGTGGCGCAGTTGCCGGTGAACAAGCTGCATGGCGTCGGCAAGGTCACGGCGGACAAGCTGACGCGCTTAGGGATTCGCACCTGTCTGGATCTGCGGGACTGGAACAAGCTGGCGCTGGTGCGCGAGTTCGGCAGTTTCGGTGAGCGCTTGTGGCGCCTGGCCCACGGCATCGACGAACGTGCCGTGCAGGTGGACAGCCGCCGCCAGTCGTTGAGCGTGGAGCACACCTACGATCAGGATCTACCCGATCTGCAGAGCTGTCTGGAGAAACTGCCGGCACTGCTCGAGGAGATGAACGGCCGCCTGCAGCGTCTGGACACCAGCTATCGACCGGACAAGCCTTTCGTCAAAGTGAAGTTTCATGATTTCACCCAGACCACCCTGGAGCAGGCGGGGGCCAGTCGGGATCTGGAAAGCTACCGGCTATTGCTGAGCAACGCTTTCGCCCGTGGCGACAAGCCGGTGCGCCTGCTCGGGGTAGGCGTCAGGCTGCATGATCTGCGCGGGCGGCAGGAGCAGCTCGATCTGTTCGCGTAG
- a CDS encoding VOC family protein yields the protein MLERPSRLNGLRHLALLVPNLEECERFYVDVLGMQLLHRANEDLVYLTCGNDNLSLGRAYAESHGVALVDHYGFIVDSVEELDAWYQYLKAQGVTLLDRPFDHGDGARSFHLLDPAGNKVQPLYHPAISGQRFSPART from the coding sequence ATGCTCGAACGCCCATCGCGCCTCAATGGCCTGCGTCATCTGGCCCTGCTGGTACCCAACCTGGAAGAGTGCGAGCGTTTCTACGTGGACGTGCTGGGCATGCAGTTGCTGCACCGTGCCAATGAGGACCTGGTCTACCTGACCTGCGGCAACGACAACCTGTCGCTCGGCCGCGCTTATGCCGAGAGCCACGGTGTGGCGCTGGTGGATCATTACGGCTTCATCGTCGACAGCGTCGAGGAGCTGGACGCCTGGTACCAGTACCTCAAGGCACAAGGGGTGACGCTGCTGGATCGGCCCTTCGACCATGGCGACGGCGCGCGCAGCTTTCACCTGCTGGACCCAGCGGGCAACAAGGTCCAGCCGCTCTATCATCCCGCGATCTCGGGCCAGCGCTTCAGTCCGGCCCGAACCTGA
- the rimO gene encoding 30S ribosomal protein S12 methylthiotransferase RimO, producing the protein MSTATPKVGFVSLGCPKATVDSERILTQLRMEGYEIVPTYQDADVVVVNTCGFIDSAKAESLDAIGEALAENGKVIVTGCMGVAEDSIRDVHPSVLAVTGPQQYEQVVNAVHEVIPPKTEHNPLIDLVPPQGIKLTPRHYAYLKISEGCNHTCSFCIIPSMRGKLVSRPVGDVLSEAERLVKAGVKELLVISQDTSAYGVDLKYKLDFWNGQPVKTRMLELCEALSSMGVWVRLHYVYPYPNVDDVIPLMAAGKLLPYLDIPFQHASPKVLKSMKRPAFEDKTLARIKKWREICPELTIRSTFIVGFPGETEEDFQYLLDWLTEAQLDRVGCFQYSPVEGAPANDLGLEVVPDDVKQDRWERFMAHQQAISSARLQAKIGLEMDVLIDEVDGEGAVARSWADAPEIDGSVFIDSPNVKPGDKVRVRIVDADEYDMWGELV; encoded by the coding sequence ATGTCCACCGCCACACCGAAAGTAGGGTTTGTCTCCCTTGGCTGTCCAAAAGCGACGGTCGACTCCGAGCGAATCCTGACCCAGCTGCGCATGGAAGGTTACGAGATCGTACCGACCTACCAGGATGCCGACGTGGTGGTGGTCAATACCTGTGGCTTCATCGATAGCGCCAAGGCCGAGTCGCTGGACGCCATCGGTGAGGCGCTGGCGGAAAACGGCAAGGTGATCGTCACTGGTTGCATGGGCGTGGCCGAAGACAGCATCCGCGACGTGCACCCGAGCGTGCTGGCCGTCACCGGCCCGCAGCAGTATGAGCAGGTGGTCAACGCCGTACACGAAGTCATCCCGCCGAAAACCGAGCACAACCCGCTGATCGACCTGGTGCCACCGCAGGGCATCAAGCTGACCCCGCGCCACTACGCCTACCTGAAGATTTCCGAAGGCTGCAACCATACCTGCAGCTTCTGCATCATCCCGTCGATGCGCGGCAAGCTGGTCAGCCGTCCGGTGGGCGATGTGCTCAGCGAAGCCGAGCGCCTGGTCAAGGCCGGCGTGAAAGAGCTGCTGGTGATCAGCCAGGACACCAGCGCCTACGGCGTCGACCTGAAGTACAAGCTGGACTTCTGGAACGGCCAACCGGTGAAGACGCGCATGCTCGAGCTGTGCGAAGCGCTGTCGTCGATGGGCGTGTGGGTGCGTCTGCACTACGTCTACCCCTACCCCAACGTCGATGACGTGATCCCGCTGATGGCCGCCGGCAAGCTGTTGCCGTACCTGGACATCCCCTTCCAGCACGCCAGCCCGAAAGTGCTCAAGTCGATGAAGCGCCCGGCCTTCGAAGACAAGACCCTGGCACGCATCAAGAAGTGGCGTGAGATCTGCCCGGAGCTGACCATCCGCTCCACCTTCATCGTCGGTTTCCCCGGCGAGACCGAGGAAGACTTCCAGTACCTGCTGGACTGGCTGACCGAAGCGCAGCTCGACCGCGTCGGTTGCTTCCAGTATTCGCCAGTCGAAGGCGCACCAGCCAACGACCTGGGCCTGGAAGTGGTGCCTGACGACGTCAAGCAGGACCGCTGGGAGCGCTTCATGGCGCACCAGCAGGCGATCAGCTCTGCACGTCTACAGGCCAAGATCGGCCTGGAGATGGACGTACTGATCGACGAAGTGGACGGTGAAGGCGCCGTGGCCCGCTCCTGGGCCGACGCCCCGGAGATCGACGGCAGCGTGTTCATCGACTCCCCCAACGTCAAGCCGGGCGACAAGGTGCGCGTACGCATCGTCGATGCCGACGAGTACGACATGTGGGGCGAGCTGGTCTGA